One part of the Streptococcus sp. oral taxon 431 genome encodes these proteins:
- a CDS encoding AbrB family transcriptional regulator — MVVKTRKQGNSITITIPSEFNIPSGVKYEAKLLPSGEIIFTPEESEHQISYVSDDAFDLNLDKIFDEYDDVFKALVEK, encoded by the coding sequence ATGGTAGTAAAAACAAGAAAACAAGGAAATTCAATCACCATTACCATTCCAAGTGAATTCAATATTCCAAGTGGTGTAAAATACGAAGCGAAATTGTTACCAAGTGGTGAAATTATCTTTACTCCCGAAGAGTCTGAACATCAAATTTCTTATGTATCTGATGATGCCTTTGACTTAAATTTAGATAAAATCTTTGATGAATACGATGATGTTTTCAAAGCTTTGGTGGAAAAATGA
- a CDS encoding TIGR03943 family putative permease subunit → MIRFFILMSYFFLTLYLHLSGKLNQYLNLHYSYLAYITMFLSLLLAIVQAYICFKRLKEHSHLHSFSAKLASFALLSLPLLVGFTFPTVTLDSQTVSAKGYYFPLSEGTDKAIQSSEGTSSQYLKPDTSRFYSHTAYVDTVRKSADNYLAQSSIVIKDENYLEVMEVIYDFPNEFEGKEIEFTGFVYNDPNYSNSQFVFRFGIMHCIADSGVFGLLTTGNTNQYENNTWVRVKGKISNRYHKELNQILPTLEVQSFVKVDKPENTYVYKEF, encoded by the coding sequence ATGATACGATTTTTTATTTTGATGAGTTATTTTTTCTTAACCCTTTATCTACACCTATCAGGTAAGCTCAATCAGTATCTAAACCTCCACTACTCTTATCTGGCTTATATCACTATGTTTTTATCTTTGTTACTAGCCATCGTTCAAGCCTATATTTGCTTCAAGCGTTTGAAAGAACATAGTCACTTACATAGTTTTTCAGCCAAGCTTGCTAGTTTTGCCCTCTTAAGTTTACCCTTGTTAGTTGGATTTACTTTTCCAACAGTCACTCTAGATTCGCAAACAGTATCGGCCAAAGGATATTATTTTCCTTTGTCGGAAGGAACTGACAAGGCAATCCAATCAAGTGAAGGAACTAGCAGTCAGTATCTGAAGCCAGATACGAGTAGGTTTTATTCACACACAGCTTATGTAGACACTGTCCGTAAGAGTGCTGATAATTACTTAGCTCAATCTAGTATTGTTATCAAAGATGAGAATTACTTGGAAGTCATGGAGGTCATCTACGATTTTCCAAATGAATTTGAAGGTAAGGAAATCGAGTTTACTGGCTTTGTCTACAATGATCCCAATTACTCTAATAGTCAATTTGTCTTTCGTTTTGGTATCATGCACTGTATCGCTGATTCAGGAGTTTTTGGACTTTTGACTACAGGAAACACCAATCAGTACGAAAATAATACTTGGGTGAGAGTCAAAGGTAAGATTAGCAATCGCTACCACAAAGAACTCAACCAAATCCTCCCAACCCTTGAAGTTCAATCCTTTGTAAAAGTCGATAAACCAGAGAATACTTATGTTTACAAAGAATTTTAA
- a CDS encoding type II toxin-antitoxin system death-on-curing family toxin, whose product MTVYLTERQIEKINSLAIQRYSPNEKIQTVSPSALNMIVNLPEQFVFGKPLYPTIFDKATILFVQLIKKHVFANANKRTAFFVLVKFLQLNGYRFSVTVEEAVDMCVTIAVESLTDEGLASYTKWISEHSFRVNGNN is encoded by the coding sequence ATGACAGTCTATCTTACAGAAAGACAAATTGAAAAAATCAATTCTTTAGCAATTCAACGGTATTCACCTAATGAAAAAATTCAGACAGTTAGTCCTTCTGCCTTAAATATGATTGTCAATTTACCAGAACAATTTGTTTTTGGCAAACCTCTTTATCCAACAATTTTTGATAAGGCAACGATACTATTTGTCCAATTAATCAAGAAGCATGTTTTTGCCAACGCTAATAAACGAACTGCTTTCTTCGTTTTGGTGAAATTTCTACAGTTAAATGGTTATCGTTTTTCTGTAACAGTTGAAGAAGCGGTGGATATGTGTGTAACTATTGCAGTAGAATCCTTAACAGATGAAGGATTAGCTAGCTACACCAAATGGATTTCCGAACATTCTTTTAGAGTTAATGGCAACAATTAA
- the aguA gene encoding agmatine deiminase, translated as MMDSPKKLGYRMPAEYEPHHGTLMIWPTRPGSWPFQGKAAKKAFSQIIKTIAQGETVYLLVEEDYLSEAQSYLGDKVVYLDISTNDAWARDTGPTILLNDKREKLAVDWSFNAWGGAVDGLYQDYEADDQVASRFAEVLEIPVYDAKPFVLEGGAIHSDGQGTILVTESCLLSPGRNPHLTKEEIEKTLLESLGAEKVIWLPYGIYQDETNEHVDNVATFVGPAEVVLAWTDDQDDPQYAMSAADLALLEKETDAKGRSFTIHKLPIPAIHQVVTEEDLPGYTYEEGEEERYAGERLAASYVNFYIANKSVLVPQFQDVNDQVALNILSQCFPDREVVGIPARDILLGGGNIHCITQQIPE; from the coding sequence ATGATGGACAGTCCAAAGAAATTAGGTTATCGTATGCCTGCAGAGTATGAACCCCATCATGGGACTCTCATGATATGGCCTACTCGACCAGGGTCTTGGCCTTTTCAAGGAAAGGCTGCAAAAAAAGCTTTTAGCCAGATTATCAAAACGATTGCTCAAGGGGAAACAGTCTACCTTTTGGTTGAGGAGGACTATCTATCTGAAGCGCAATCCTATCTAGGAGACAAGGTTGTTTATTTAGATATTTCGACAAATGATGCCTGGGCTCGTGATACAGGTCCGACCATTCTTCTTAATGATAAAAGGGAAAAGTTAGCGGTAGATTGGTCTTTCAATGCCTGGGGTGGTGCTGTTGACGGTCTCTACCAAGACTATGAAGCAGATGACCAAGTAGCCAGCCGCTTTGCAGAAGTTTTAGAGATACCTGTTTATGATGCCAAACCTTTTGTACTGGAAGGTGGAGCTATACACAGTGACGGTCAAGGAACGATTCTTGTCACAGAAAGCTGTTTGCTCAGTCCGGGTCGTAATCCTCATCTGACTAAAGAGGAGATTGAAAAGACCTTACTAGAGAGCCTTGGTGCCGAAAAAGTCATTTGGTTGCCTTACGGTATTTATCAAGATGAGACAAATGAACACGTCGATAATGTTGCTACCTTTGTAGGCCCTGCAGAAGTTGTTTTAGCTTGGACGGACGACCAAGACGATCCTCAGTATGCCATGTCTGCAGCTGATTTAGCTCTCTTAGAGAAGGAAACTGATGCAAAAGGCCGGAGTTTCACTATTCATAAACTTCCAATCCCAGCTATTCATCAAGTAGTTACCGAAGAGGATTTACCAGGCTATACTTATGAAGAGGGCGAAGAGGAGCGCTATGCCGGTGAACGTTTAGCAGCTTCCTATGTAAATTTTTACATTGCTAATAAGTCTGTATTAGTGCCGCAATTTCAAGATGTAAACGATCAAGTTGCCTTGAATATTCTGAGCCAGTGTTTCCCAGACCGTGAAGTTGTCGGAATTCCTGCAAGAGATATTCTTTTAGGTGGTGGAAATATCCACTGTATTACCCAACAAATTCCAGAATAG
- the aguB gene encoding N-carbamoylputrescine amidase — protein sequence MRNVTVAAIQMQCAKDVDTNIQTAERLVRQAAEQGAQIILLPELFERPYFCQERQYDYYQYAQSVSENTAIQHFKGIAKELKVVLPISFYEKDGNVLYNSIAVIDADGEVLGVYRKTHIPDDHYYQEKFYFTPGNTGFKVWDTRYAKIGIGICWDQWFPETARCLALNGAELLFYPTAIGSEPILDTDSCGHWQRTMQGHAAANIVPVIAANRYGLEEVSPCEENGGQSSSLNFYGSSFMTDETGAILTQAERQDEAILLTTYDLDKGANERLNWGLFRDRRPDMYKDIVR from the coding sequence ATGAGAAATGTAACGGTTGCAGCCATTCAGATGCAATGCGCTAAGGATGTGGATACTAATATCCAAACAGCTGAACGTTTGGTTCGACAAGCTGCGGAGCAAGGAGCCCAAATTATTCTCTTGCCTGAATTATTTGAACGTCCTTATTTCTGTCAGGAACGTCAGTATGACTACTACCAGTATGCCCAGTCTGTGTCTGAAAATACAGCTATTCAGCATTTCAAAGGAATTGCCAAAGAGCTAAAGGTCGTTTTACCGATCAGTTTCTATGAAAAAGATGGCAATGTCTTATACAATTCGATTGCTGTCATTGATGCAGATGGAGAAGTACTAGGCGTTTATCGAAAAACACACATACCAGATGACCATTATTATCAAGAAAAGTTCTATTTTACTCCTGGAAACACAGGCTTCAAAGTTTGGGATACTCGCTATGCCAAGATTGGTATTGGCATCTGTTGGGACCAGTGGTTTCCTGAAACAGCCCGTTGCCTTGCTCTAAATGGTGCAGAATTGCTCTTTTATCCAACTGCCATCGGTTCAGAGCCTATTTTGGATACAGATAGTTGTGGTCATTGGCAACGTACTATGCAAGGGCATGCAGCAGCAAATATTGTGCCAGTTATTGCTGCTAATCGTTATGGTTTGGAAGAAGTCTCACCTTGTGAGGAAAATGGGGGACAAAGTTCCAGTCTTAACTTCTACGGTTCATCCTTTATGACCGATGAAACAGGAGCTATTTTGACTCAAGCCGAAAGACAAGATGAAGCAATTCTCTTAACTACTTATGACCTTGACAAAGGAGCAAATGAGCGCCTGAATTGGGGTCTCTTTAGAGATAGAAGACCAGACATGTATAAAGATATTGTCAGATGA